Proteins from a genomic interval of Lysobacter stagni:
- a CDS encoding C40 family peptidase encodes MGRAPLRLTLAASLVLMAAPVFAQQVPSSSLAGDSADAPAPVTNTALPEAMSLSDRALLLATDLNRLLVPAASVGDPVANLPTEQQSKIKTVLQRAMALLGTPYRWGGSDPDKGFDCSGLVGYVFRNALGIELPRVSREMAKNGELINDKAKLAAGDLVFFGRRGRVDHVGIYVGEGRFVHAPSRGKDVQVSNLDTGYWSQKFMQARRLDGI; translated from the coding sequence ATGGGCCGGGCACCGCTCCGTCTCACCCTCGCCGCGTCGCTGGTGCTGATGGCCGCTCCGGTATTCGCCCAGCAGGTCCCCAGTTCTTCACTGGCCGGCGATTCCGCCGACGCCCCGGCTCCCGTCACCAACACCGCGCTGCCGGAGGCCATGAGCCTGTCCGACCGCGCCCTGCTGCTGGCCACCGACCTGAACCGCCTGCTGGTCCCGGCGGCCTCGGTGGGCGATCCGGTCGCCAACCTGCCGACCGAACAGCAGAGCAAGATCAAGACGGTCCTGCAGCGCGCGATGGCGTTGCTGGGCACGCCCTACCGCTGGGGCGGCAGCGACCCGGACAAGGGCTTCGACTGCAGCGGGCTGGTGGGTTACGTGTTCCGCAACGCCCTGGGCATCGAGCTCCCGCGCGTCTCGCGCGAGATGGCCAAGAATGGCGAGCTGATCAACGACAAGGCCAAGCTGGCCGCCGGCGACCTGGTGTTCTTCGGCCGTCGCGGCCGCGTTGACCACGTCGGCATCTACGTTGGCGAAGGCCGTTTCGTCCACGCCCCCAGCCGCGGCAAGGACGTGCAGGTGTCCAACCTCGACACCGGCTACTGGAGCCAGAAGTTCATGCAGGCGCGTCGCCTCGACGGCATCTGA
- a CDS encoding C40 family peptidase, whose amino-acid sequence MRARHYPGKPAPAPARGPVLLSLLLLAALAGCGGGQKAVRQAPPAHRAWPVVQPENPDAANAVLMRAISLVGTPYRYGGNTPEGGFDCSGLVTYVYRDMLSLSLPRTSRDLAAWQGPRIAPERLAAGDLVFFGQGKAVSHVGIYVGEGRFVHAPSTGGTVRLDHLDGSYWRDHYTGAKRVLR is encoded by the coding sequence ATGAGAGCCCGGCATTATCCCGGCAAGCCCGCCCCCGCGCCAGCGCGCGGCCCCGTACTCCTTTCTCTTCTGCTGCTCGCCGCGCTCGCCGGCTGCGGCGGCGGTCAGAAGGCCGTGCGCCAGGCCCCTCCCGCGCATCGCGCCTGGCCGGTGGTCCAGCCCGAGAACCCCGACGCCGCCAACGCGGTCCTGATGCGCGCCATCAGCCTGGTCGGCACGCCGTACCGCTACGGCGGCAACACCCCCGAGGGCGGCTTCGACTGCAGCGGCCTGGTCACTTACGTCTACCGCGACATGTTGTCCCTCAGCCTGCCCCGCACTTCCCGCGACCTGGCCGCCTGGCAGGGGCCGCGGATCGCGCCGGAGCGGCTGGCCGCAGGCGATCTGGTGTTCTTCGGGCAAGGCAAGGCCGTCAGCCACGTCGGCATCTATGTGGGTGAGGGCCGGTTCGTCCATGCCCCCAGCACCGGGGGGACGGTCCGGCTGGACCACCTCGACGGCAGCTACTGGCGGGACCACTACACCGGGGCGAAACGGGTCCTGCGGTGA
- a CDS encoding FKBP-type peptidyl-prolyl cis-trans isomerase yields the protein MKIEKDRVVRFHYTVSEVGQAPLESSEGREPLAILIGHGNIIPGLENAMDGREAGEKFEVDVVAADAYGERREGLTQRVPKKHFQGARLEPGMQAVLPTNFGPRAVTIQKVGMSVVDVDLNHPMAGKDLHFAIEIVEVREASAEEVEHGHVHGDGGHHH from the coding sequence ATGAAAATCGAGAAAGATCGCGTCGTCCGTTTCCATTACACCGTCTCCGAAGTCGGCCAGGCGCCGCTGGAGAGCTCGGAAGGCCGCGAGCCGCTGGCCATCCTGATCGGCCACGGCAACATCATCCCGGGCCTGGAGAATGCGATGGACGGCCGCGAGGCCGGCGAGAAGTTCGAGGTCGACGTGGTCGCGGCCGATGCCTACGGCGAGCGCCGCGAGGGCCTGACCCAGCGCGTGCCGAAGAAGCACTTCCAGGGCGCACGCCTCGAGCCGGGCATGCAGGCCGTGCTGCCGACGAACTTCGGCCCGCGCGCCGTGACCATCCAGAAGGTGGGCATGAGCGTGGTGGACGTGGACCTGAACCACCCGATGGCCGGCAAGGACCTGCACTTCGCCATCGAGATCGTCGAAGTGCGTGAAGCCTCGGCCGAAGAAGTCGAGCACGGTCACGTGCACGGCGACGGCGGCCACCACCACTGA
- a CDS encoding DUF418 domain-containing protein, with translation MNAGELAPTGANQRLQNLDVLRGFALLGIFLMNVEYFGRPLADMGQGIQPGQAPFDHALSWLIYVFVQGKFWILFSLLFGMGFALMDERARAAGRDFTAIHLRRSLALLAIGLAHAWLVWAGDILVAYAIGALLLTWFRDLPPERQGRWGALLYGLPTLGVLAMVALMLLLGFAGGAAGEHADPAHNSTQAAARAVEVLAYSQGSWWQATQARVQYFFAQLIETLAFEPFALGMFLVGAWLLRSGAIADPQAHAPLYRRLRRVVLPVGVALALASAAVSVYFDWDHDGPRSLLAMSLMLAASPLMSLGYLALVVGALHTPRGARVLGVLAPAGRMALSNYLLQSFIGTWVFYGHGLGLWGQVSRRWQVAGVLVVFALQVVASRWWLARFRFGPAEWLWRACTYGRFPPMRVAAVHNL, from the coding sequence ATGAACGCAGGCGAGCTGGCGCCGACCGGCGCGAACCAGCGGCTGCAAAACCTCGACGTGCTGCGCGGCTTCGCGTTGCTCGGCATTTTCCTGATGAACGTGGAGTACTTCGGCCGACCGCTGGCCGACATGGGCCAGGGCATCCAGCCGGGCCAGGCGCCGTTCGACCATGCGCTGTCCTGGCTGATCTACGTCTTCGTGCAGGGCAAGTTCTGGATCCTGTTCTCCCTGCTGTTCGGCATGGGCTTCGCGCTCATGGACGAACGCGCGCGCGCTGCCGGGCGCGACTTCACTGCGATCCACCTGCGCCGCAGTCTGGCGCTGCTGGCCATCGGGCTGGCACACGCGTGGCTGGTGTGGGCAGGCGACATCCTGGTGGCGTACGCGATCGGTGCGTTGCTGCTCACGTGGTTCCGCGACCTGCCGCCCGAACGACAGGGGCGCTGGGGCGCACTGCTGTATGGCCTGCCCACGCTGGGGGTGCTGGCGATGGTCGCGCTGATGCTGCTCCTCGGGTTCGCCGGGGGCGCTGCCGGCGAGCACGCCGATCCCGCGCACAACAGCACCCAGGCGGCTGCGCGCGCTGTCGAAGTGCTGGCGTACTCGCAGGGCAGCTGGTGGCAGGCGACACAGGCGCGCGTGCAGTACTTCTTCGCACAACTGATCGAAACACTGGCGTTCGAGCCGTTCGCGCTGGGCATGTTCCTGGTGGGCGCATGGCTGCTGCGCAGCGGCGCCATTGCCGACCCGCAGGCGCATGCGCCGCTGTACCGACGGCTGCGCCGCGTGGTGCTGCCTGTGGGCGTCGCGCTGGCGTTGGCCAGCGCAGCGGTGTCGGTGTATTTCGATTGGGACCACGACGGGCCGCGTTCGCTGCTGGCGATGTCGCTGATGCTGGCGGCCAGTCCACTGATGAGCCTGGGGTATCTGGCGCTGGTGGTCGGCGCACTGCACACGCCCCGCGGTGCGCGCGTGCTGGGTGTCCTTGCTCCCGCCGGGCGCATGGCGCTCAGCAACTATCTGCTGCAGTCGTTCATCGGAACTTGGGTGTTCTATGGCCACGGGCTCGGCCTGTGGGGGCAGGTATCGCGCCGCTGGCAGGTCGCGGGCGTGCTGGTGGTGTTTGCATTGCAGGTGGTGGCCAGCCGCTGGTGGCTGGCGCGCTTCCGTTTCGGGCCCGCGGAATGGCTGTGGCGGGCTTGCACGTACGGGCGGTTCCCGCCGATGCGGGTTGCCGCGGTCCACAACCTCTAA
- a CDS encoding NAD(P)/FAD-dependent oxidoreductase, whose translation MEQREDVVIVGAGVIGLASALALLETGRSVRVIDAGRVGGGSSHGNCGTITPSHAPPLAAPGVVLKALRWMLTPDAPLYVAPRFDPRLWSWLLRFAVRCNDRDWRISARAKSAILNDSRVRLAEWVRDYGLACEFANSGEDYVYRDAHEFEHTQGEVDFLRELGVRVDVVDGPTYERIEPALKPGLAGAIRFDGDAVLRPDRYVSELARVVRERGGVIVEQCAFEGAQTQGDRVHIRTAQGELQARELVVALGAWSPKLADAIGAPSLKGLIQPGKGYSITYSSPNLVPRRPLVLRERQVCVTAWGSGFRLGSTMEFSGYDESLNPRRLDALERGAREYLHEPYGAQKQEEWYGWRPMSCDDIPIIGRVPGNPRVLLATGHGMMGVSMSAATGQLIADLVAQRTPAIDPTPYGIERFE comes from the coding sequence ATGGAACAGCGCGAAGATGTGGTGATCGTCGGTGCCGGCGTGATCGGTCTGGCCAGCGCCCTGGCCCTGCTCGAGACGGGCCGGAGTGTCCGTGTTATCGACGCGGGCCGGGTCGGCGGCGGCAGCTCCCACGGCAACTGCGGCACGATCACGCCCAGCCATGCGCCGCCGCTGGCCGCGCCGGGCGTGGTGCTCAAGGCACTGCGCTGGATGCTCACGCCGGACGCACCGCTGTACGTCGCGCCACGTTTCGATCCGCGACTGTGGTCGTGGCTGCTGCGCTTTGCCGTGCGCTGCAACGACCGCGACTGGCGCATCAGTGCCCGTGCCAAATCGGCCATCCTCAACGATTCGCGCGTGCGCCTGGCCGAATGGGTCCGCGACTACGGGCTGGCGTGCGAATTCGCGAACTCGGGCGAGGACTACGTCTACCGCGACGCGCACGAGTTCGAGCACACCCAGGGCGAGGTCGATTTCCTGCGCGAGCTGGGTGTGCGCGTGGACGTCGTGGATGGCCCGACGTACGAACGCATCGAGCCCGCGCTCAAGCCCGGCCTTGCCGGTGCGATCCGCTTCGACGGCGATGCCGTGCTGCGGCCGGACCGCTATGTCTCCGAACTGGCCCGGGTCGTGCGCGAACGCGGTGGCGTGATCGTCGAACAGTGCGCCTTCGAAGGCGCGCAGACGCAGGGCGATCGCGTGCACATCCGCACGGCGCAGGGCGAACTGCAGGCGCGCGAGCTGGTGGTGGCGCTGGGTGCCTGGTCGCCGAAGCTGGCCGACGCAATCGGCGCGCCGTCGCTGAAGGGCCTCATCCAGCCGGGCAAGGGTTACTCGATCACGTACTCCTCGCCCAACCTGGTTCCGCGCCGGCCTCTGGTGCTGCGTGAGCGGCAGGTGTGCGTCACGGCGTGGGGCAGCGGTTTCCGCCTGGGCAGCACGATGGAGTTCAGCGGATACGACGAGAGCCTCAACCCGCGGCGCCTGGACGCACTGGAGCGGGGCGCGCGCGAATACCTGCACGAGCCCTACGGCGCGCAGAAGCAGGAGGAGTGGTATGGCTGGCGCCCGATGAGTTGCGACGACATCCCGATCATCGGCCGCGTGCCCGGCAATCCGCGCGTGCTGCTCGCCACCGGGCACGGCATGATGGGCGTGAGCATGAGCGCCGCGACGGGCCAGCTCATCGCCGACCTGGTCGCGCAACGCACGCCGGCGATCGATCCGACGCCCTACGGCATCGAGCGTTTCGAATGA
- the gorA gene encoding glutathione-disulfide reductase → MNAHAPSEFDLIVIGGGSGGLAGAFRAAGHGARVALLEPGLLGGTCVNVGCVPKKAMWLAADVAGRLRLAQTLGFPVTPAPLDWPEFIVHRERYIENIHASYRRRLDEAGIAVLPSYAHFVDAHTVECESGTRLRAPRILIATGGRPQRMAVPGAELGGVSDDFFQWRAAPERVAIVGAGYIAVELAGLLQGLGSRVDVFVRGDRLLRGFDHELTAQLAEEYRQQGIRLHFDHTVAAIERDGQGVRLRGFDGALSDRFDALLFATGRVPNSERLQLHNAGVATDVGGHVAVDERHATNVDGIFAVGDITPDPPLTPVAIAAARRLMDRLYGGATALLDRTGIPTVVFSHPPIGQVGLTEMEARQVHGDTAVHVYRAGFRPMLYALADVPQRSLFKLVCVGDDRRVVGIHLMGEAADEILQGFAVALKRGITLDDLRDTVAIHPTSAEEVVLMR, encoded by the coding sequence ATGAACGCGCACGCCCCCAGCGAGTTCGACCTGATCGTCATCGGTGGCGGTTCGGGCGGGCTGGCCGGTGCCTTCCGCGCTGCCGGACACGGTGCGCGCGTCGCGCTGCTGGAACCCGGCCTGCTGGGCGGCACCTGCGTCAACGTGGGTTGCGTGCCGAAGAAGGCGATGTGGCTGGCGGCGGACGTGGCCGGGCGGCTGCGACTGGCACAGACGCTGGGCTTTCCGGTGACGCCGGCGCCGTTGGACTGGCCGGAGTTCATCGTCCACCGCGAGCGTTACATCGAGAACATCCACGCCAGCTACCGGCGCCGTCTCGACGAGGCGGGCATCGCGGTGCTGCCGTCGTACGCGCACTTCGTCGATGCGCACACCGTGGAATGCGAGAGCGGGACGCGACTGCGCGCGCCGCGCATCCTCATCGCCACCGGCGGGCGCCCGCAACGCATGGCGGTGCCCGGCGCGGAACTGGGCGGCGTCTCCGACGATTTCTTCCAGTGGCGCGCGGCGCCGGAGCGCGTGGCGATCGTCGGTGCCGGTTACATCGCGGTGGAACTGGCCGGTCTGTTGCAGGGGTTGGGCAGTCGCGTGGACGTGTTCGTGCGCGGCGATCGCCTGCTGCGTGGTTTCGATCACGAGCTCACCGCACAGTTGGCCGAGGAGTATCGTCAGCAGGGTATCCGCCTGCATTTCGATCACACCGTCGCAGCGATCGAGCGCGACGGGCAGGGCGTACGGCTGCGTGGTTTCGATGGGGCGTTGAGCGATCGCTTCGACGCATTGCTGTTCGCCACCGGTCGCGTGCCCAATAGCGAGCGGTTGCAGCTGCACAACGCCGGCGTGGCGACCGACGTCGGTGGTCATGTCGCCGTCGATGAGCGCCACGCCACCAATGTCGACGGTATCTTCGCCGTCGGCGACATCACGCCCGATCCGCCGCTGACGCCGGTCGCCATCGCGGCCGCACGACGCCTGATGGATCGCCTTTACGGCGGAGCCACCGCGCTGCTCGACCGCACCGGCATTCCGACGGTGGTGTTCTCGCATCCGCCGATCGGGCAGGTGGGGCTCACCGAAATGGAGGCGCGCCAGGTGCATGGCGACACCGCCGTGCACGTGTACCGCGCCGGCTTCCGTCCCATGTTGTACGCGTTGGCCGACGTGCCGCAGCGCAGTCTGTTCAAGCTGGTGTGCGTGGGCGACGACCGTCGCGTCGTGGGCATCCACCTGATGGGCGAGGCCGCGGACGAGATTCTCCAGGGGTTCGCCGTGGCGCTGAAGCGCGGCATCACGCTGGACGACCTGCGCGACACCGTGGCGATCCACCCGACCAGCGCCGAAGAAGTGGTGCTGATGCGATGA
- the hutG gene encoding N-formylglutamate deformylase — protein MNTPIEHDIYTLHRGTAPLFVSLPHDGSHIPDALAARMVPAARKAPDTDWHVSILYDFARALGASVIVPRHSRYVVDLNRPPDDTSLYPGQNTTGLCPAVRFSGEPVYLEGQAPSPDEVAARVEQYWRPYHDALRAEIDRVHGVHGRVVLWEGHSIRGSDLPFLFEGRLPDLNLGTSNGASCSPQLQQRLEAVLSGQVDYDFVVNGRFKGGYITRHYGEPARGIDAVQLEISQRNYMDEDSFVYQAGKAAVLQDVLRALLASNL, from the coding sequence ATGAACACGCCTATCGAACACGACATCTACACGCTGCATCGCGGCACCGCGCCGCTGTTCGTGAGCCTGCCGCACGACGGCAGCCACATCCCCGATGCCCTCGCCGCGCGCATGGTTCCCGCCGCGCGCAAGGCGCCGGACACCGACTGGCACGTGTCCATCCTTTACGACTTTGCGCGCGCGCTGGGTGCATCGGTCATCGTGCCGCGTCATTCGCGCTATGTGGTCGATCTCAACCGTCCGCCGGACGACACCTCGCTGTATCCGGGCCAGAACACCACGGGGCTTTGTCCGGCAGTGCGGTTCAGCGGCGAACCGGTCTATCTGGAAGGCCAGGCTCCGTCGCCGGATGAAGTCGCCGCGCGCGTCGAGCAGTACTGGCGCCCGTACCACGATGCCCTGCGCGCGGAGATCGACCGTGTGCACGGCGTGCATGGTCGCGTGGTGCTGTGGGAAGGCCACTCGATCCGCGGCAGCGACCTGCCATTCCTCTTCGAAGGCCGCCTGCCGGACCTCAATCTGGGCACGTCGAACGGCGCAAGTTGTTCGCCGCAATTGCAGCAGCGACTGGAAGCGGTGTTGTCCGGCCAGGTGGATTACGACTTCGTGGTCAACGGGCGTTTCAAGGGCGGGTACATCACGCGCCACTACGGCGAACCCGCGCGCGGTATCGACGCGGTGCAGTTGGAGATCAGCCAGCGCAACTACATGGACGAGGACAGCTTCGTCTACCAGGCCGGCAAGGCGGCGGTGCTGCAGGACGTGCTGCGCGCGCTGCTGGCGTCAAATCTGTAG
- the parE gene encoding DNA topoisomerase IV subunit B, translating to MSSRYNAADIEVLSGLDPVKRRPGMYTDTARPNHLAQEVIDNAVDEALAGHARTVEVTLHSDGSCSVSDDGRGMPVDIHPEEKIPGVELILTRLHAGGKFSNKNYTFSGGLHGVGVSVVNALSKHVEVRIKRDGNEYRMTFKDGDRASPLEVVGSVGKKNTGTSVHFWPDAKYFDTVKFNPRSLRHLLRAKAVLCPGLTVKLFEEATEERNEWYYEDGLRDYLRGELAERELLPPELFVGKLTKDTETADWAVAWVPDGELVQESYVNLIPTAQHGTHVNGLRTGFTDALREFCDFRNLLPRGVKLAPEDVWDRVAFVLSIKMTDPQFSGQTKERLSSRQAAAFVEGAAHDAFSLWLNQHVELGEKIAQLAIERAAARLKTEKQVVRKKVTQGPALPGKLADCVSQDLSRTELFLVEGDSAGGSARQARDKDFQAILPLRGKILNTWEVASGSVLASQEVHDLAVAIGCDPGKDDISGLRYGKVVILADADSDGLHIATLLSALFLKHFPSLVANGSVFVAMPPLFRIDIGKQVFYALDEEEKRILLEKVEREKNDRKKGFTGQVHVTRFKGLGEMNPSQLRESTIHPDTRRLVQLTVDDDTQTHSLMDMLLAKKRAGDRKQWLETKGDLATLEV from the coding sequence ATGAGCAGCCGCTACAACGCCGCAGACATCGAAGTCCTTTCCGGCCTTGACCCCGTCAAGCGCCGCCCGGGCATGTACACCGACACCGCGCGGCCGAACCATCTGGCGCAGGAGGTCATCGACAACGCGGTCGACGAGGCGCTGGCCGGCCACGCGCGCACCGTGGAAGTGACGCTGCACAGCGACGGCAGCTGTTCGGTGTCCGACGACGGCCGCGGCATGCCCGTGGACATCCACCCGGAGGAGAAGATCCCCGGCGTGGAGCTGATCCTCACGCGCCTGCATGCGGGCGGCAAGTTCAGCAACAAGAACTACACCTTCTCCGGCGGCCTCCACGGCGTTGGCGTCAGCGTGGTCAACGCGCTGTCGAAGCATGTCGAAGTGCGCATCAAGCGCGACGGCAACGAATACCGCATGACCTTCAAGGACGGCGACCGCGCCTCGCCGCTGGAAGTCGTGGGCAGCGTGGGCAAGAAGAACACCGGCACGAGCGTCCACTTCTGGCCGGACGCGAAGTACTTCGATACGGTCAAGTTCAACCCCCGCTCGCTGCGCCACCTGCTGCGCGCCAAGGCGGTGCTGTGCCCCGGCCTGACGGTGAAGCTGTTCGAGGAGGCCACCGAAGAGCGCAACGAGTGGTACTACGAGGACGGCCTGCGCGATTACCTGCGTGGCGAGCTGGCCGAGCGCGAGCTCCTGCCGCCGGAGCTGTTCGTCGGCAAGTTGACCAAGGACACCGAAACCGCCGACTGGGCGGTGGCCTGGGTGCCCGATGGCGAGCTGGTGCAGGAAAGCTACGTCAACCTCATCCCGACCGCCCAGCACGGCACGCACGTCAACGGCCTGCGTACCGGCTTCACCGATGCGCTGCGCGAGTTCTGCGACTTCCGCAACCTGCTGCCGCGCGGCGTGAAGCTGGCACCGGAAGACGTGTGGGACCGAGTCGCCTTCGTGCTCAGCATCAAGATGACCGACCCGCAGTTCAGCGGGCAGACCAAGGAACGCCTGTCCTCGCGCCAGGCCGCTGCCTTCGTGGAGGGCGCTGCGCACGATGCGTTCTCACTGTGGCTCAACCAGCACGTGGAGCTGGGCGAGAAGATCGCGCAACTGGCCATCGAGCGTGCTGCGGCGCGCCTGAAGACCGAGAAGCAGGTCGTCCGCAAGAAGGTCACGCAGGGCCCTGCCCTGCCCGGAAAGCTGGCCGACTGCGTCAGCCAGGACCTCTCGCGCACCGAACTGTTCCTGGTGGAAGGCGACTCGGCCGGCGGCAGCGCACGGCAGGCACGCGACAAGGATTTCCAGGCCATCCTGCCGCTGCGCGGCAAGATCCTGAACACCTGGGAAGTCGCCTCCGGAAGCGTGCTCGCCTCGCAGGAAGTACACGACCTGGCGGTGGCCATCGGCTGCGACCCGGGCAAGGACGACATCTCGGGCCTGCGTTACGGCAAGGTCGTCATCCTCGCCGACGCCGACTCCGATGGCCTGCACATCGCAACGCTGCTGAGCGCGCTGTTCCTCAAGCATTTTCCGTCGCTGGTCGCCAACGGCAGCGTATTCGTGGCGATGCCGCCGCTGTTCCGCATCGACATCGGCAAGCAGGTGTTCTATGCGCTGGACGAAGAGGAAAAGCGCATCCTGCTGGAGAAGGTCGAGCGCGAGAAGAACGATCGCAAGAAGGGCTTCACCGGCCAGGTGCACGTCACCCGCTTCAAGGGCCTTGGCGAGATGAACCCCTCGCAGCTTCGCGAATCCACCATCCATCCGGACACCCGTCGCCTGGTGCAGCTGACCGTGGACGACGACACGCAGACGCATTCGCTGATGGACATGTTGCTGGCCAAGAAGCGTGCAGGCGATCGCAAGCAGTGGCTGGAGACGAAGGGCGACCTGGCCACGCTGGAGGTCTGA
- a CDS encoding CTP synthase, which translates to MTPLIFVTGGVVSSLGKGIAAASLAAVLEARGLRVTMMKLDPYINVDPGTMSPFQHGEVYVTDDGAETDLDLGHYERYLRTRLSRKNSITTGRIYDNVIRKERRGDYLGGTVQVIPHITDEIKRCIIEATEGFDVGLVEIGGTVGDIESLPFLEAIRQIRSERGPEGALFMHLTLVPWIAAAGELKTKPTQHSVKELRSIGIQPDVLLCRSEQPLPDSERRKIALFTNVPERAVISAVDLDNIYKMPRRFHEEGLDTIILDRLRINAGPADLSQWDEVVDASEHPVDTVTIAVVGKYVDHQDAYKSVGEALKHGGLRQRTRVKLKWLESSDIEQQGVESLNDVDGILVPGGFGDRGFEGKVLTARYAREHGVPYFGICYGMQAAVVDYARHVAGLNGANSTENDKASPHPVIGLITEWRTSSGEIERRSEESDLGGTMRLGLQEQRLKPGTLSRDMYGKDVVAERHRHRYEFNNRYRTQLEDAGLTISAKSMDDLLVEMVELSRDKHPWFLACQAHPEFLSTPRDGHPLFVGFIRAARENRAQAGGRLLKEASA; encoded by the coding sequence ATGACTCCCCTGATTTTCGTCACCGGCGGCGTGGTGTCCTCACTTGGCAAGGGCATCGCGGCAGCCTCGCTGGCGGCCGTCCTCGAAGCGCGCGGCCTGCGCGTGACGATGATGAAGCTCGACCCCTACATCAACGTCGACCCGGGCACGATGAGCCCGTTCCAGCACGGCGAGGTGTACGTCACCGACGACGGCGCCGAGACCGACCTGGACCTGGGCCACTACGAGCGCTACCTGCGCACGCGCCTGTCCCGCAAGAACTCCATCACCACCGGCCGGATCTACGACAACGTGATCCGCAAGGAACGCCGCGGCGACTACCTCGGCGGCACCGTGCAGGTGATCCCGCACATCACCGACGAGATCAAGCGTTGCATCATCGAGGCCACCGAAGGCTTCGACGTGGGCCTGGTCGAGATCGGCGGCACGGTCGGCGACATCGAATCGCTGCCGTTCCTCGAAGCCATCCGCCAGATCCGCAGCGAGCGCGGTCCCGAGGGCGCGCTCTTCATGCACCTGACCCTGGTGCCGTGGATCGCCGCCGCCGGCGAGCTGAAGACCAAGCCGACCCAGCATTCGGTGAAGGAACTGCGCTCCATCGGTATCCAGCCCGACGTGCTGCTGTGCCGAAGCGAGCAGCCGCTGCCCGACAGCGAGCGCCGCAAGATCGCGCTGTTCACCAACGTGCCCGAGCGCGCCGTCATCTCGGCCGTGGACCTGGACAACATCTACAAGATGCCGCGCCGCTTCCACGAGGAAGGGCTGGACACGATCATCCTCGATCGGCTGCGCATCAACGCCGGTCCGGCCGACCTGTCGCAGTGGGACGAAGTGGTCGATGCCAGCGAGCATCCGGTCGACACCGTCACCATTGCCGTGGTCGGCAAGTACGTCGATCACCAGGACGCATACAAGTCGGTCGGCGAGGCGCTCAAGCACGGCGGCCTGCGCCAGCGCACGCGCGTGAAGCTGAAGTGGCTGGAATCCAGCGACATCGAGCAGCAGGGCGTGGAATCGTTGAACGACGTCGACGGCATCCTGGTGCCGGGCGGTTTCGGCGACCGCGGCTTCGAAGGCAAGGTGCTCACGGCGCGCTATGCGCGCGAGCATGGCGTCCCGTACTTCGGCATCTGCTACGGCATGCAGGCGGCGGTGGTGGATTACGCCCGCCACGTGGCCGGCCTCAACGGAGCCAACAGCACCGAGAACGACAAGGCCAGCCCGCATCCGGTGATCGGCCTGATCACCGAGTGGCGCACCTCCAGTGGCGAGATCGAGCGCCGCAGCGAAGAGAGCGACCTGGGCGGCACCATGCGCCTGGGCCTGCAGGAGCAGCGCCTCAAGCCGGGCACGCTCTCGCGCGACATGTACGGCAAGGACGTCGTCGCCGAGCGCCACCGCCATCGCTACGAGTTCAACAACCGCTACCGCACGCAGCTGGAAGACGCCGGCCTCACCATCAGTGCCAAGTCGATGGACGACCTGCTGGTGGAGATGGTCGAGCTGTCGCGCGACAAGCATCCGTGGTTCCTGGCGTGCCAGGCGCACCCGGAGTTCCTGTCCACCCCACGCGACGGCCATCCGCTGTTCGTCGGTTTCATCCGTGCCGCGCGCGAGAACAGGGCGCAGGCCGGTGGCCGACTGCTGAAGGAAGCCAGCGCTTGA
- a CDS encoding acyltransferase produces MISDDDFKDLLRRILADPETEAFVRNVVLNRPLVFESADGANTLDIAPNAEVNNATFNLSSGSVRVEDWAFFGHEVKVLTGTHDATRFNRERQTAVPQKGRDITIKQGAWICSGATIIGPCTIGEHAVVAAGSVVTRDVPAYAVVGGVPARIIKMLDGETRHE; encoded by the coding sequence TTGATCAGCGACGACGATTTCAAGGACCTGCTGCGCAGGATCCTCGCCGATCCGGAAACCGAGGCGTTCGTCAGGAACGTCGTGCTGAACCGCCCGCTTGTGTTCGAATCGGCCGACGGGGCCAATACGCTGGACATCGCTCCGAACGCCGAGGTCAACAACGCCACCTTCAATCTGTCGTCTGGCAGCGTCCGCGTCGAAGACTGGGCGTTCTTCGGGCACGAGGTGAAGGTCCTCACCGGGACCCACGATGCCACGCGGTTCAATCGCGAACGGCAGACTGCCGTTCCGCAGAAGGGCCGCGACATCACGATCAAGCAGGGTGCGTGGATATGCTCGGGAGCAACGATCATTGGTCCCTGCACGATCGGCGAACATGCGGTGGTCGCGGCCGGATCGGTCGTGACCCGCGACGTGCCAGCCTACGCGGTAGTCGGCGGTGTGCCGGCCCGAATCATCAAGATGCTCGATGGAGAGACCAGGCATGAGTAA